One genomic window of Monodelphis domestica isolate mMonDom1 chromosome 1, mMonDom1.pri, whole genome shotgun sequence includes the following:
- the PTGR2 gene encoding prostaglandin reductase 2 isoform X3 produces MMLVHRVVLNSRPGKNGRPVAENFRMEEANLPDKLNEGQVLVRTLYLSVDPYMRCRMNEDTGTDYIKPWQLAEVVDGGGVGVIEESQHTSLTKGDFVTSFYWPWQTKAILEGNTLEKVDPQFVDGHLSYFLGAIGMPGLTSLIGIKEKGHVTVGSNQTMVVSGAAGACGSLAGQTFILLDWPFGRLFQSGGNLWNR; encoded by the exons GAAAAAATGGCAGACCAGTGGCAGAGAATTTCCGTATGGAAGAGGCTAATTTACCAGATAAATTAAACGAGGGACAAGTACTAGTCCGAACTCTTTATCTCTCTGTGGATCCTTATATG cgTTGTAGAATGAATGAAGACACTGGTACTGACTATATAAAACCTTGGCAGCTAGCTGAAGTGGTTGATGGTGGTGGTGTTGGAGTTATAGAAGAGAGTCAGCATACAAGTTTGACTAAAGGCGATTTTGTGACTTCTTTTTATTGGCCCTGGCAGACTAAGGCTATTCTAGAGGGAAATACCCTGGAAAAG GTAGACCCACAGTTTGTAGATGGACACCTTTCTTACTTTCTTGGTGCTATTGGTATGCCTGGATTGACTTCTCTtattggaataaaagaaaaaggtcaTGTAACTGTTGGTTCCAACCAGACGATGGTTGTCAGTGGGGCTGCAGGTGCTTGTGGATCATTGGCTGGCCAG acTTTTATTCTTCTAGATTGGCCATTTGGAAGGCTGTTCCAGAGTGGTGGGAATTTGTGGAACAGATGA